In the Ferribacterium limneticum genome, CTTGCGCGCCGCCAGTTCCAGCCATTCCTCCGACACCATGGCATCGAAGCCGGGCAGCGCTTCGATGCCCTTGAAGTATTCGCCAAAGGCCCGGTCGAAGCGGTCGTAGAGGGCTTCATCCTTGACCAGCAGGGTGCGTGACAACAGATAGAAATCGTCCAGGCTGCCGCTGACCAGCCGCGCTTCAAGTGCTTCGAGCAGGGCCAGCAACTCGTTGGTCGACACCGGCAACTGGCGCGACTTAAGGTGCAGGAAGAAATCGACCAACATTTACGGCTTGCGGCGGCTCATGAAGGCCAGGCGTTCAAACAGGTGCACATCCTGTTCATTCTTGAGCAGGGCGCCGTGCAGCGGCGGGATGGCATCCCTGGCCTCCTTGGCGCGCAAGGCTTCTGGTGGGATGTCTTCGGCCAGCAGCAGCTTCAGCCAGTCGATCAGTTCGCTGGTCGAGGGCTTTTTCTTCAGGCCGGGCACCTCGCGCAGATCGAAGAAGACTTCCAGCGCTTCCTTCAACAACTCATGCTTGAGCACCGGAAAATGGACGCCGACGATGCGCTGCATGGTCTCCTTGTCCGGAAACTTGATGTAGTGGAAGAAGCAACGGCGCAGGAAAGCATCGGGTAGTTCCTTCTCGTTGTTTGAGGTGATGATGATCAGCGGCCGGTGTTTTGCCTTGATCGTGCGGTGCAACTCGTAGCAGTGGAATTCCATGCGGTCGAGTTCGCGCAGCAGGTCGTTGGGGAACTCGATGTCGGCCTTGTCGATTTCGTCGATCAGCACGACCGACGGTTCGTCACATTCAAAGGCCTGCCACAACACGCCATGCACGATGTAGTGGCCGATGTCCTCAACGCGTGGGTCGCCAAGCTGCGAGTCGCGCAGGCGGGATACGGCGTCGTATTCATAAAGCCCCTGCTGGGCCTTGGTGGTCGATTTGATGTGCCACTGAAAGAGCGGCATGTTCAGCGCCCGCGCCACTTCCTCGGCGAGCAGCGTCTTGCCGGTGCCGGGCTCGCCCTTGATGAGCAGCGGGCGTTGCAGGGCGACGGCGGCATTGACCGCCAGGGTCAGGTCGCGGGTGGCGACGTAGCTATCGGTACCTTCGAATTTCATGGTTTTGTTAGGCTCATGGCTGGGGATGCGAGGGATTGTAAGACTAAAGCGCGCGCCGGAAGTGCCCTACAATGCGGCATGAACATCGCCAAGACCCCCACTATTCGCTGGCAGGAAGCCGGTCAGGAACACCTTGCGTGCTGGCGTTCGGAAGCCGGCATCGCGCCCCATCTCTGCGTTGGAATCGCCGACGACCGAACCTCTGCGGATGATGCCTATCGTTCGCTAGAATCGGGCACAGCCTTGCTCTGGCGCGGCGACTGGGTCAATGCCAGACATCTGATGCAGGCGCTGACCAAGCGGGCAGACCGTCGTTTTGGCGCAGGGCGTGGCAAGGCGCCGAAGACCCCGGCCGAGGTCTTTGCCCGGCATCGCGAGCAACAGGGGCTGCGCGCCGCCTTGCTCAATCGCTTGCTGGTGCCGCTCGATGCCGCGTACTGCATCCCTTTGCGCCGCGCCCAGGACGTGCGAGATGCCTGCATCGAGGCCTATGGGCCGGCAGGGCAGGC is a window encoding:
- a CDS encoding AAA family ATPase → MKFEGTDSYVATRDLTLAVNAAVALQRPLLIKGEPGTGKTLLAEEVARALNMPLFQWHIKSTTKAQQGLYEYDAVSRLRDSQLGDPRVEDIGHYIVHGVLWQAFECDEPSVVLIDEIDKADIEFPNDLLRELDRMEFHCYELHRTIKAKHRPLIIITSNNEKELPDAFLRRCFFHYIKFPDKETMQRIVGVHFPVLKHELLKEALEVFFDLREVPGLKKKPSTSELIDWLKLLLAEDIPPEALRAKEARDAIPPLHGALLKNEQDVHLFERLAFMSRRKP